The Bacillus sp. B-jedd sequence AAGATTCGCCAGTGTCGCTGAAATGGCCCAAGGCCTCATCCAGATTTGCCTGACACTTGTAGTGGGGTTCCTGGCAGAATGGTTCACCGTCCAATTCGTCTGCATCGCATTTTCCGTAGTCGGAGCGGCTTTCTCAATCATACTGTTAACAACCATCATCAAACCATCCAAAAGCGCTTATTTCAACGAAAAAACCCAAGGCGTCCCAAGCTAAACCAAAAACATACAAACCAAAAAGACGGGTTCCCCCACCCGTCTTTTTTTATTTGGCCGATTTCAGTGAAGAGATGACGCTCTGAGCAATGCGCAAATCCTCGGCCAATTAGCGGTGCCCTGCTTTGCTATCTGCCAAGGTAGCGGTTGAGTTCTTCTGCTTTGACATTTTTGAAGATGTTGATGACGAATAGGAGGACGGAAAGGACGAGAAGGTTCGGGAAGATCATGAGCAGGAACATGAGTGATTCGTTACCTAGGAGCAGGAAGATAAGGCCGAGCATGAATAATGGCAATGAAATGTTATAAAGCCAGAAATGAAGTTTGGCGAGCAGTGTTTCGCCTGCTTTCGGGAAGAGGACGTAAACAACGCCAAAGAGTCCCATTGAAGCCCAGCCAACAAGGTTAATGTGGGCGTGAGCGCCCATGAGGCTGTGATCGCCGGCCATCTCCATGCCAATGCCCATCCCGACGCCAATTAAAAAGTAAAGAGCGGCGAGTTTAAGAAAAAGGATTCCCAGTTTCACAAAAAACACCTCCTTAATCATAATATTGGTACGTAATTAATATACGTTGGAAACAAGATTATTATGAATATTCCAACTTTTTAAAGCTGCTAATATCATATGGCCTCAAAAACCAATCGTGAGGCCATTTTTGCAAAAGTAAATACCTCCTTGAGTCATATAAAAAAAGAAGCCAGCTAATAAAAAGAAAAAGCCCGCCAAAAGGGGGCTTTCGAAATTAGCATTAAATTATCGTCTGAACAAATCAAATAACTGGTTTGCTGCTCCCGGGCGGCGGGGCGGATTCTTCATATCGCGCGCCATCTGCAGAGCACGGTTCACATCGATGATGCCGCTTCCGAATTGGGCGTCCGGGCCTTTGAGGCCGGTGTCGGCCGCCGATTTTTTAATAATCCTTGCGACCTGCCTGTTTGAAAGCTTTGGATTTTCAGAACGGATTAATCCTGCAAGGCCGGCGACATGCGGGGAGGCCATTGATGTTCCAGACAGCGCGGCATATCGGCTGCGGAAATAGGTGCTCGGAATATAAACGCCCGGTGCCGCCACATCAACATAGGTGCCATAATTCGAAAACTCCGCGAGCCCGCCGTCATGGTCGACAGCGGAAACGGCCAGCACTTGTGGATAGGAAGCGGGATACGTCGGCTGTCGGGAATGGTCGTTGCCCGCTGCCGCTACAATAACCACATCACGCTTGTGCGCGTAATCAATCGCTTCCTTCAAAGCGCGGGAAGGCTGGTAATTGCCAAGGCTAAGGTTGATTACCTTCGCGCCGTTGTCAGTTGCCCAGTAAATTCCCTTGGCAATATCAAATGTTGTTCCATAACCGTCTTTACCCATTGCTTTGACCGGCATGATTTTATTGAACCATGTAATCCCGGCGACTCCAAGGCCATTATTCGTCTCTGAAGCAATTATCCCTGCCACATGGGTACCATGGCCA is a genomic window containing:
- a CDS encoding S8 family peptidase — translated: MLVLKRFLVAGGIVVVAMLAGGVLFLDDGDTGRQRTSRVQMTEGLRHLHERDGHLLRITELDNVWNGGETRRLLEKHPKIDWIYHNDRDASHFVKDEAVVDFMGHPSVEELSRIKREINGELLNHFNSTYIFKSNSLNTKQLIDYFGKRKDVEFAERHYILMQNALPMPNDVFYREQYQWNLPAIGTENGWSISRGSKDITIALVDTGVDLNHPDLKNRLVRGYNVLKDNNNPDDDNGHGTHVAGIIASETNNGLGVAGITWFNKIMPVKAMGKDGYGTTFDIAKGIYWATDNGAKVINLSLGNYQPSRALKEAIDYAHKRDVVIVAAAGNDHSRQPTYPASYPQVLAVSAVDHDGGLAEFSNYGTYVDVAAPGVYIPSTYFRSRYAALSGTSMASPHVAGLAGLIRSENPKLSNRQVARIIKKSAADTGLKGPDAQFGSGIIDVNRALQMARDMKNPPRRPGAANQLFDLFRR
- a CDS encoding cytochrome-c oxidase; amino-acid sequence: MKLGILFLKLAALYFLIGVGMGIGMEMAGDHSLMGAHAHINLVGWASMGLFGVVYVLFPKAGETLLAKLHFWLYNISLPLFMLGLIFLLLGNESLMFLLMIFPNLLVLSVLLFVINIFKNVKAEELNRYLGR